One genomic segment of Syngnathus typhle isolate RoL2023-S1 ecotype Sweden linkage group LG8, RoL_Styp_1.0, whole genome shotgun sequence includes these proteins:
- the sgpl1 gene encoding sphingosine-1-phosphate lyase 1 isoform X1 translates to MDYWSALEVYKEMVLIYLEDVRRLVNAHCRDFEPWQLIGVTLATTLGAVWLKGFLFQQESLLSRMKKQCFRLIRKIPFIGGPIQRQLNKALDDMSAGLCTLKNGMSYTKKLPSKGLSQSQVLDKISEYQTLNECQWQNGCVSGAVYWGDETLTKLLVKVYGDFAWSNPLHPDIFPGVRKMEAEVVRMACTLFHGGPDSCGTVTSGGTESILMACKAYRDMAYERGVKYPEILAPISVHAAFDKAAHYFGMKLVHIPLNSKTMQVDVKAMKRAINKNTAMLVCSAPQFPHGIMDPIGEVAKLAVRYHLPLHVDACLGGFLIVFMAKAGYQLPPFDFRVKGVTSISADTHKYGYAPKGSSVILYSDKKYRHYQYFVAPDWQGGIYASPSIAGSRPGGIVAACWATMMHMGENGYVDATRKIIGVARRIKAEVRKMKGVFVFGDPEISVVAIGSDEFDIFRLSNALTSKGWNLNTLQYPSSIHICCTVLHTQPGVVERFVGDIREQVAIIMKNPKEKTTGMGAIYGMAQSIPDRSMVTEISRGFLDCLYSTEVPKSNTSHMNGNGKAH, encoded by the exons ATGGATTACTGG AGTGCCTTGGAGGTATACAAGGAGATGGTGCTCATCTACCTGGAGGACGTTCGGCGGCTTGTGAACGCGCACTGCAGAGACTTTGAGCCGTGGCAGCTCATCGGAGTGACGCTCGCCACCACACTGGGAGCCGTGTGGCTTAAAGGATTCCTCTTCCAACAAGAAA GTCTCCTTTCCAGAATGAAGAAGCAATGCTTTCGACTCATCAGAAAAATACCCTTCATTGGCGGCCCG ATCCAGCGTCAACTGAACAAGGCTTTAGACGACATGTCTGCCGGTCTGTGCACTCTGAAGAATGGCATGAGTTACACCAAAAAGTTGCCCTCAAAAGGTCTCTCGCAAAGCCAAGTGTTGGACAAGATCAGCGAGTACCAAACCTTGA aTGAGTGCCAGTGGCAGAACGGCTGTGTTTCAGGCGCAGTGTACTGGGGTGATGAAACACTGACGAAACTCCTGGTCAAG GTTTATGGTGATTTTGCATGGAGCAACCCACTTCATCCAGATATCTTTCCCGGTGTGAGAAAAATGGAGGCAGAGGTGGTCAGAATGGCTTGCACACTTTTCCACGGCGGACCCGACTCGTGTGGCACA gTGACTTCAGGAGGAACGGAGAGCATACTGATGGCCTGCAAGGCGTACAGAGACATGGCGTATGAACGAGGTGTCAAATACCCAGAAAT CCTGGCGCCAATTAGCGTCCATGCGGCCTTCGACAAAGCGGCGCATTACTTCGGGATGAAGCTTGTTCACATTCCCCTCAATAGCAAAACAATGCAGGTTGATGTCAAG GCTATGAAGAGAGCCATCAACAAGAACACGGCCATGCTCGTGTGCTCAGCCCCTCAGTTTCCACACGGCATTATGGACCCTATTGGAGAAGTTGCCAAG CTGGCCGTACGTTACCACCTGCCGTTGCATGTCGATGCCTGTTTGGGTGGTTTTCTGATCGTCTTCATGGCCAAGGCTGGCTACCAGCTCCCACCGTTTGACTTCAGGGTAAAAGGTGTTACAAGCATCTCTGCAGACACTCACAAG TACGGCTACGCCCCCAAAGGTTCTTCAGTGATTCTCTACAGTGATAAAAAGTACCGTCACTATCAGTACTTTGTGGCCCCAGACTGGCAGGGCGGAATCTATGCCTCGCCCTCCATCGCGGGCTCCAGGCCCGGAGGAATTGTGGCGGCCTGCTGGGCCACCATGATGCACATGGGAGAGAATGGATACGTGGACGCCACTCGCAAGATCATCGGCGTGGCGCGCAGAATTAAAGCAGA GGTTCGAAAGATGAAAGGCGTGTTTGTGTTCGGGGATCCCGAAATTTCAGTGGTGGCGATCGGCTCGGACGAGTTTGATATTTTCCGTCTGTCCAACGCGTTGACGTCAAAGGGCTGGAATCTGAACACGCTTCAGTATCCATCCAG CATCCACATCTGTTGCACAGTTCTACACACCCAGCCGGGTGTTGTGGAGCGCTTTGTTGGCGATATCAGAGAACAGGTTGCCATCATTATGAAGAACCCCAAAGAGAAAACCACAGGAATG GGAGCCATCTACGGCATGGCCCAGTCAATCCCAGACAGATCCATGGTAACGGAAATCTCCCGAGGCTTCCTGGACTGTCTATACAGCACGGAGGTGCCCAAGTCCAACACCAGCCACATGAACGGTAACGGCAAAGCCCACTAA
- the pcbd1 gene encoding pterin-4-alpha-carbinolamine dehydratase, producing MAAKIQSLTEEERAHFLPLLQNAQWVEVGGRDAIYKEFLFKDFNQAFGFMSRVALQAEKMDHHPEWFNVYNKVQITLSTHDCGGLSQRDITLANFIDQASLM from the exons ATG GCTGCTAAAATCCAGAGTTTGACAGAAGAGGAGCGAGCTCACTTTCTCCCACTGTTGCAGAATGCCCAATGGGTGGAGGTGGGAGGACGGGACGCCATCTACAAAGAGTTTCTTTTCAAAGATTTTAAtcag GCTTTTGGTTTCATGTCCAGAGTGGCACTACAAGCAGAGAAGATGGACCATCATCCCGAGTGGTTCAATGTTTACAATAAG GTGCAGATCACCCTGAGTACTCACGACTGCGGTGGGCTCTCGCAACGTGACATCACTTTGGCCAACTTCATTGACCAAGCCTCCTTGATGTGA
- the si:dkey-192p21.6 gene encoding heparan-alpha-glucosaminide N-acetyltransferase isoform X2, producing the protein MASAPTLKMDQALVIFHNQLPHEVKVLYTSDYCYKCVYQSLVNVRPNYKKASAIISTKFALSMRVESIEDNTVLCRWTQKYHEDGHYTVWILWSYDSRNATCIHSVDGEPHNSYLPILVATLFLAVTALLFVVAPYIYRKCYASKFAKSICCQRPQYSLDNDEANAPQAEGSGTKVKHKRLRSLDAFRGFALTVMVFVNYGGGGYWFFQHAPWNGLTVADLVMPWFVFIIGTSVVLALSSMQRKGVGRLQLLQKITWRTAVLLTLGFCFLNYSPRDGPLSWSWLRIPGVLQRLGFTYFVLALLQTLGGNEKTGQKADHWWAPIQDVVAYWPQWLTIILLETLWLCITFLLPVPNCPTGYLGAGGIGDDGLYPNCTGGAAGYVDRWLFGDNMYRYPTCKELYRTTQPFDPEGILGTINSIVMGFLGMQAGKILIFYKEKNIHILCRFLVWATILGISAAVLSKCTRDEGFIPINKNLWSLSYVTCMGCLSFLLLAAMYFVTDVMGWWGGQPFVYPGMNSILVYVGHTLLGFYFPFSWEMRFQESHWEWLFQSLWGTALWVLIAYLLYRKKFFLKI; encoded by the exons ATGGCATCAG CGCCAACTCTAAAAATGGACCAGGCTTTGGTAATATTTCATAACCAGCTGCCACATGAAGTGAAAGTCCTCTACACATCTGATTATTGTTACAAG tgtgTGTACCAGAGTTTGGTGAATGTGAGACCCAACTACAAAAAGGCATCTGCAATCATCAGCACCAAATTCGCTTTGAGTATGCGAGTGGAATCCATTGAGGATAATACCGTTCTTTGCcg ATGGACGCAGAAATATCATGAAGATGGTCATTATACGGTTTGGATCCTCTGGTCGTACGATAGCAGGAATGCCACCTGTATTCATAGCGTGGACGGAGAACCTCACAATTCCTACTTGC CTATTCTGGTGGCGACTCTCTTCTTGGCTGTAACCGCTCTCTTATTCGTTGTTGCACCTTACATCTACAG AAAGTGTTACGCATCTAAATTTGCAAAGAGCATTTGTTGTCAAAGGCCCCAGTACTCGCTGGATAAT GATGAAGCGAATGCTCCCCAAGCTGAGGGCAGTGGCACCAAAGTAAAACATAAACGTCTGCGTTCGTTGGACGCTTTTCGAGG GTTTGCCCTGACCGTGATGGTGTTTGTCAACTACGGCGGAGGAGGCTACTGGTTCTTCCAACATGCACCGTGGAATG GTTTGACTGTGGCGGATCTCGTCATGCCATG GTTTGTCTTCATTATCGGGACCTCAGTGGTGTTGGCGTTGAGCTCCATGCAGAGGAAAGGCGTAGGCCGCCTgcagctgctgcaaaaaatcacgTGGAGAACGGCGGTCCTGCTGACTCTCGGCTTCTGCTTCCTCAACTACTCCCCGCGTGATGGACCAC TTTCTTGGTCATGGCTCAGGATCCCGGGAGTACTGCAGCGATTGGGCTTCACTTATTTTGTTTTGGCTCTCCTGCAGACTCTAGGGGGAAACGAGAAGACTGGACAAAAAGCG GATCACTGGTGGGCCCCCATCCAGGATGTGGTGGCGTACTGGCCCCAGTGGCTGACCATCATCCTCTTGGAGACCTTATGGCTGTGCATCACCTTCCTCCTCCCTGTACCCAATTGCCCCAC AGGCTATCTGGGAGCTGGTGGAATTGGAGATGATGGGCTTTACCCCAATTGCACTGGAGGAGCAGCGGGATATGTTGACAGGTGGTTATTTGGGGACAACATGTACAGGTATCCCACGTGCAAA GAATTGTATCGCACCACCCAACCTTTTGACCCAGAGGGGATTCTGGGAACAATCAACTCCATTGTGATGGGATTTCTGGGAATGCAG GCAGGGAAAATCCTCATTTTCTACAAGGAGAAGAACATTCACATCCTGTGCAGGTTCCTCGTGTGGGCCACCATCTTG GGAATCTCGGCAGCCGTCCTTTCAAAGTGCACGCGAGACGAAGGATTTATACCTATCAATAAAAACCTTTG gTCATTGTCCTACGTGACGTGTATGGGCTGCCTCTCCTTCCTGTTGCTGGCAGCCATGTATTTTGTCACGGACGTTATGGGCTGGTGGGGCGGACAACCGTTCGTATATCCAG GAATGAACTCCATCTTGGTGTACGTAGGACACACTCTCCTGGGTTTCTACTTCCCCTTCAGCTGGGAGATGCGGTTCCAGGAAAGCCACTGGGAGTGGCTCTTCCAAAGCCTGTGGGGAACTGCATTGTGGGTGCTCATTGCCTACTTGCTCTACAGAAAGAAATTCTTTCTCAAAATTTGA
- the pdlim1 gene encoding PDZ and LIM domain protein 1, whose translation MPLRVVVQGPGPWGFRLVGGKDFEQPLTISRVTSGSKAAEANVCVGDVILAIDGEATDNMTHLEAQNKIKGCIQEMVLSIDRSENKMWSPLSSEEGKSHPYKMNLASEPREMKQIGSAHNRSALPFSGFGSKVVTNQYNNPAGLYSSENIKNFNSAVDEVKTLTTTNESDTVPADPSKSSKRPPVAADSEVYKMLQENQESDEPPRQSASFKVLQEILETGNSDKPSGFRSVKAPTTKIGSSIGNAEKLPICDKCGSGVVGMLVQLRDKFRHPECYTCTDCDVNLKQKGHFFVDDQIYCEKHARERTTPPEGYDVVTVFPK comes from the exons ATGCCTTTGCGGGTGGTAGTGCAGGGTCCTGGGCCGTGGGGATTCCGGCTGGTCGGAGGAAAAGACTTCGAGCAGCCGCTGACTATTTCTCGG GTGACATCTGGAAGCAAAGCAGCCGAGGCCAACGTTTGTGTCGGCGATGTGATCTTAGCTATTGATGGTGAAGCTACCGACAACATGACTCACTTGGAAGCTCAAAACAAAATTAAGGGGTGCATACAGGAGATGGTACTTTCTATAGATAG ATCAGAAAATAAAATGTGGTCGCCACTGTCATCAGAAGAAGGAAAGTCGCATCCCTACAAGATGAATCTTGCATCAGAGCCACGG gaaatgaaacaaatagGCTCCGCCCACAACAGGAGTGCCCTACCGTTCTCGGGTTTTGGTTCAAAGGTCGTGACCAACCAGTACAACAACCCAGCTGGCCTTTACTCCTCAGAGAATATCAAGAACTTCAACTCGGCTGTGGACGAAGTCAAAACCTTGACCACAACTAACGAGTCTGACACTGT ACCTGCAGATCCGTCAAAGTCCAGCAAGCGACCACCTGTGGCGGCAGATTCAGAAGTCTACAAAATGCTGCAAGAGAACCAGGAGTCTGATGAGCCTCCCCGCCAGTCCGCGTCCTTCAAGGTGCTGCAGGAGATTCTCGAGACGG GTAATTCCGACAAACCATCAGGGTTCAGGAGTGTGAAAGCACCGACAACAAAAATCGGCTCCTCCATTGGAAATGCTGAGAAGCTTCCCATTTGTGATAAATGTGGATCAGGGGTTGT GGGGATGTTAGTGCAGCTGCGCGACAAGTTCCGACACCCCGAGTGCTACACCTGCACAGACTGCGACGTCAACTTGAAACAAAAGGGACATTTCTTTGTGGACGACCAGATTTACTGCGAGAAGCATGCTCGCGAGCGAACGACACCCCCCGAAGGCTACGACGTGGTCACGGTCTTTCCAAAGTAG
- the sgpl1 gene encoding sphingosine-1-phosphate lyase 1 isoform X2 produces MPADSALEVYKEMVLIYLEDVRRLVNAHCRDFEPWQLIGVTLATTLGAVWLKGFLFQQESLLSRMKKQCFRLIRKIPFIGGPIQRQLNKALDDMSAGLCTLKNGMSYTKKLPSKGLSQSQVLDKISEYQTLNECQWQNGCVSGAVYWGDETLTKLLVKVYGDFAWSNPLHPDIFPGVRKMEAEVVRMACTLFHGGPDSCGTVTSGGTESILMACKAYRDMAYERGVKYPEILAPISVHAAFDKAAHYFGMKLVHIPLNSKTMQVDVKAMKRAINKNTAMLVCSAPQFPHGIMDPIGEVAKLAVRYHLPLHVDACLGGFLIVFMAKAGYQLPPFDFRVKGVTSISADTHKYGYAPKGSSVILYSDKKYRHYQYFVAPDWQGGIYASPSIAGSRPGGIVAACWATMMHMGENGYVDATRKIIGVARRIKAEVRKMKGVFVFGDPEISVVAIGSDEFDIFRLSNALTSKGWNLNTLQYPSSIHICCTVLHTQPGVVERFVGDIREQVAIIMKNPKEKTTGMGAIYGMAQSIPDRSMVTEISRGFLDCLYSTEVPKSNTSHMNGNGKAH; encoded by the exons ATGCCTGCTGAT AGTGCCTTGGAGGTATACAAGGAGATGGTGCTCATCTACCTGGAGGACGTTCGGCGGCTTGTGAACGCGCACTGCAGAGACTTTGAGCCGTGGCAGCTCATCGGAGTGACGCTCGCCACCACACTGGGAGCCGTGTGGCTTAAAGGATTCCTCTTCCAACAAGAAA GTCTCCTTTCCAGAATGAAGAAGCAATGCTTTCGACTCATCAGAAAAATACCCTTCATTGGCGGCCCG ATCCAGCGTCAACTGAACAAGGCTTTAGACGACATGTCTGCCGGTCTGTGCACTCTGAAGAATGGCATGAGTTACACCAAAAAGTTGCCCTCAAAAGGTCTCTCGCAAAGCCAAGTGTTGGACAAGATCAGCGAGTACCAAACCTTGA aTGAGTGCCAGTGGCAGAACGGCTGTGTTTCAGGCGCAGTGTACTGGGGTGATGAAACACTGACGAAACTCCTGGTCAAG GTTTATGGTGATTTTGCATGGAGCAACCCACTTCATCCAGATATCTTTCCCGGTGTGAGAAAAATGGAGGCAGAGGTGGTCAGAATGGCTTGCACACTTTTCCACGGCGGACCCGACTCGTGTGGCACA gTGACTTCAGGAGGAACGGAGAGCATACTGATGGCCTGCAAGGCGTACAGAGACATGGCGTATGAACGAGGTGTCAAATACCCAGAAAT CCTGGCGCCAATTAGCGTCCATGCGGCCTTCGACAAAGCGGCGCATTACTTCGGGATGAAGCTTGTTCACATTCCCCTCAATAGCAAAACAATGCAGGTTGATGTCAAG GCTATGAAGAGAGCCATCAACAAGAACACGGCCATGCTCGTGTGCTCAGCCCCTCAGTTTCCACACGGCATTATGGACCCTATTGGAGAAGTTGCCAAG CTGGCCGTACGTTACCACCTGCCGTTGCATGTCGATGCCTGTTTGGGTGGTTTTCTGATCGTCTTCATGGCCAAGGCTGGCTACCAGCTCCCACCGTTTGACTTCAGGGTAAAAGGTGTTACAAGCATCTCTGCAGACACTCACAAG TACGGCTACGCCCCCAAAGGTTCTTCAGTGATTCTCTACAGTGATAAAAAGTACCGTCACTATCAGTACTTTGTGGCCCCAGACTGGCAGGGCGGAATCTATGCCTCGCCCTCCATCGCGGGCTCCAGGCCCGGAGGAATTGTGGCGGCCTGCTGGGCCACCATGATGCACATGGGAGAGAATGGATACGTGGACGCCACTCGCAAGATCATCGGCGTGGCGCGCAGAATTAAAGCAGA GGTTCGAAAGATGAAAGGCGTGTTTGTGTTCGGGGATCCCGAAATTTCAGTGGTGGCGATCGGCTCGGACGAGTTTGATATTTTCCGTCTGTCCAACGCGTTGACGTCAAAGGGCTGGAATCTGAACACGCTTCAGTATCCATCCAG CATCCACATCTGTTGCACAGTTCTACACACCCAGCCGGGTGTTGTGGAGCGCTTTGTTGGCGATATCAGAGAACAGGTTGCCATCATTATGAAGAACCCCAAAGAGAAAACCACAGGAATG GGAGCCATCTACGGCATGGCCCAGTCAATCCCAGACAGATCCATGGTAACGGAAATCTCCCGAGGCTTCCTGGACTGTCTATACAGCACGGAGGTGCCCAAGTCCAACACCAGCCACATGAACGGTAACGGCAAAGCCCACTAA
- the si:dkey-192p21.6 gene encoding heparan-alpha-glucosaminide N-acetyltransferase isoform X1 has protein sequence MELVRLVRACVTLLLFLSSSCGAYMASAPTLKMDQALVIFHNQLPHEVKVLYTSDYCYKCVYQSLVNVRPNYKKASAIISTKFALSMRVESIEDNTVLCRWTQKYHEDGHYTVWILWSYDSRNATCIHSVDGEPHNSYLPILVATLFLAVTALLFVVAPYIYRKCYASKFAKSICCQRPQYSLDNDEANAPQAEGSGTKVKHKRLRSLDAFRGFALTVMVFVNYGGGGYWFFQHAPWNGLTVADLVMPWFVFIIGTSVVLALSSMQRKGVGRLQLLQKITWRTAVLLTLGFCFLNYSPRDGPLSWSWLRIPGVLQRLGFTYFVLALLQTLGGNEKTGQKADHWWAPIQDVVAYWPQWLTIILLETLWLCITFLLPVPNCPTGYLGAGGIGDDGLYPNCTGGAAGYVDRWLFGDNMYRYPTCKELYRTTQPFDPEGILGTINSIVMGFLGMQAGKILIFYKEKNIHILCRFLVWATILGISAAVLSKCTRDEGFIPINKNLWSLSYVTCMGCLSFLLLAAMYFVTDVMGWWGGQPFVYPGMNSILVYVGHTLLGFYFPFSWEMRFQESHWEWLFQSLWGTALWVLIAYLLYRKKFFLKI, from the exons ATGGAGCTGGTCAGACTTGTGCGAGCGTGTGTGACTTTACTTCTTTTTCTTAGCAGTAGCTGTGGCGCTTACATGGCATCAG CGCCAACTCTAAAAATGGACCAGGCTTTGGTAATATTTCATAACCAGCTGCCACATGAAGTGAAAGTCCTCTACACATCTGATTATTGTTACAAG tgtgTGTACCAGAGTTTGGTGAATGTGAGACCCAACTACAAAAAGGCATCTGCAATCATCAGCACCAAATTCGCTTTGAGTATGCGAGTGGAATCCATTGAGGATAATACCGTTCTTTGCcg ATGGACGCAGAAATATCATGAAGATGGTCATTATACGGTTTGGATCCTCTGGTCGTACGATAGCAGGAATGCCACCTGTATTCATAGCGTGGACGGAGAACCTCACAATTCCTACTTGC CTATTCTGGTGGCGACTCTCTTCTTGGCTGTAACCGCTCTCTTATTCGTTGTTGCACCTTACATCTACAG AAAGTGTTACGCATCTAAATTTGCAAAGAGCATTTGTTGTCAAAGGCCCCAGTACTCGCTGGATAAT GATGAAGCGAATGCTCCCCAAGCTGAGGGCAGTGGCACCAAAGTAAAACATAAACGTCTGCGTTCGTTGGACGCTTTTCGAGG GTTTGCCCTGACCGTGATGGTGTTTGTCAACTACGGCGGAGGAGGCTACTGGTTCTTCCAACATGCACCGTGGAATG GTTTGACTGTGGCGGATCTCGTCATGCCATG GTTTGTCTTCATTATCGGGACCTCAGTGGTGTTGGCGTTGAGCTCCATGCAGAGGAAAGGCGTAGGCCGCCTgcagctgctgcaaaaaatcacgTGGAGAACGGCGGTCCTGCTGACTCTCGGCTTCTGCTTCCTCAACTACTCCCCGCGTGATGGACCAC TTTCTTGGTCATGGCTCAGGATCCCGGGAGTACTGCAGCGATTGGGCTTCACTTATTTTGTTTTGGCTCTCCTGCAGACTCTAGGGGGAAACGAGAAGACTGGACAAAAAGCG GATCACTGGTGGGCCCCCATCCAGGATGTGGTGGCGTACTGGCCCCAGTGGCTGACCATCATCCTCTTGGAGACCTTATGGCTGTGCATCACCTTCCTCCTCCCTGTACCCAATTGCCCCAC AGGCTATCTGGGAGCTGGTGGAATTGGAGATGATGGGCTTTACCCCAATTGCACTGGAGGAGCAGCGGGATATGTTGACAGGTGGTTATTTGGGGACAACATGTACAGGTATCCCACGTGCAAA GAATTGTATCGCACCACCCAACCTTTTGACCCAGAGGGGATTCTGGGAACAATCAACTCCATTGTGATGGGATTTCTGGGAATGCAG GCAGGGAAAATCCTCATTTTCTACAAGGAGAAGAACATTCACATCCTGTGCAGGTTCCTCGTGTGGGCCACCATCTTG GGAATCTCGGCAGCCGTCCTTTCAAAGTGCACGCGAGACGAAGGATTTATACCTATCAATAAAAACCTTTG gTCATTGTCCTACGTGACGTGTATGGGCTGCCTCTCCTTCCTGTTGCTGGCAGCCATGTATTTTGTCACGGACGTTATGGGCTGGTGGGGCGGACAACCGTTCGTATATCCAG GAATGAACTCCATCTTGGTGTACGTAGGACACACTCTCCTGGGTTTCTACTTCCCCTTCAGCTGGGAGATGCGGTTCCAGGAAAGCCACTGGGAGTGGCTCTTCCAAAGCCTGTGGGGAACTGCATTGTGGGTGCTCATTGCCTACTTGCTCTACAGAAAGAAATTCTTTCTCAAAATTTGA